Proteins from a genomic interval of Rubinisphaera italica:
- the csrA gene encoding carbon storage regulator CsrA, which translates to MLVLSRQRDESIMIGDHIKITIVDIRGDKIRIGIQAPADVAVHREEVYNAIQTEKQIEKSANPVEGK; encoded by the coding sequence ATGTTGGTTCTTTCCCGACAGCGCGATGAGAGCATCATGATCGGTGATCATATTAAAATCACTATCGTCGATATCCGTGGAGATAAAATCCGCATCGGAATCCAGGCCCCTGCTGATGTCGCAGTACATCGTGAAGAGGTTTACAACGCGATTCAAACCGAAAAACAAATCGAAAAATCGGCGAATCCGGTAGAGGGGAAATAA
- a CDS encoding carbon starvation CstA family protein gives MWTLFVAVASMAGFIIAYNTYGRYLSKRIFQLDDHALMPSEELRDDVDFVPTKKSVIFGHHFTSIAGTGPIVGPAIAVFWGWLPALLWVIFGSIFIGAVHDFGALVISLRNRGQTVGEVAGRLISKRARVLFLLILFFALTVVLAIFGLVIAVIFKIYPESVLSVWLAMPVAIAIGFWSHNRTGSLLVPSLLALGILYGAVAIGVYYLPITLPAAWGNPVIFWTVLLMIYCYFASVLPVWMLLQPRDYVNSHQLIVALALLIGGVFVAGFTQQTDLFASAPMISQNVPADAPPIMPFLFITIACGACSGFHCLVSSGTTSKQIACETDAQTVGYGGMLLEGALAVLVILCCTAGLGMGVTTATGEHLTQLAAWNSRYNPELGWAGFSLAAKVGAFVDGGANFLSAIGIPIAMGIGIVAVLVACFAATTLDTATRLQRYVIQELGTTLNIKPLNNMYVATGVAVFFGFTVAMLPGPSGAYGTGGLILWPLFGATNQLLAGLALMVTFFYLWRRGKKVAFVAIPMCLMLLMPAWAMLWQMFNPASGWLWSDLPLEKYVLFGFGVVVMIMQVWMIIEGLIVWKKSQGILEEQLPPLPERSPGKLASANG, from the coding sequence ATGTGGACGTTATTTGTCGCTGTCGCTTCGATGGCTGGTTTTATCATTGCTTACAATACGTATGGACGATATCTCTCCAAACGAATCTTCCAGCTCGATGACCACGCTCTCATGCCGAGCGAAGAATTGCGAGATGATGTCGATTTTGTTCCGACCAAAAAGAGCGTCATCTTCGGACACCACTTCACCAGCATCGCCGGCACCGGACCGATTGTTGGTCCTGCGATCGCAGTTTTCTGGGGCTGGTTGCCCGCTCTTTTATGGGTCATCTTCGGCTCAATTTTCATCGGAGCCGTCCACGATTTCGGAGCCCTGGTCATCTCCCTGCGTAATCGCGGACAAACCGTCGGTGAAGTCGCAGGCCGTCTCATTTCCAAACGCGCCCGCGTTCTTTTCCTCTTAATTCTCTTTTTTGCATTGACGGTCGTCCTGGCAATTTTCGGTCTGGTGATTGCCGTCATCTTCAAAATCTATCCCGAGTCCGTCCTCTCGGTATGGCTGGCGATGCCCGTCGCCATCGCGATTGGATTCTGGTCGCACAATCGAACGGGAAGTTTATTGGTTCCCTCATTGCTGGCCCTGGGAATTCTCTATGGAGCGGTCGCCATTGGTGTTTATTATCTCCCCATCACCCTGCCGGCGGCTTGGGGAAATCCCGTCATTTTCTGGACGGTCCTGCTGATGATCTATTGCTACTTCGCCTCGGTCTTACCCGTCTGGATGCTGCTCCAGCCTCGAGATTATGTCAACTCTCATCAATTGATCGTCGCGCTTGCCTTGTTGATTGGTGGTGTTTTCGTCGCCGGCTTTACTCAGCAAACGGATCTGTTCGCCAGTGCTCCCATGATCTCCCAAAACGTCCCGGCTGATGCTCCACCAATTATGCCGTTCCTCTTCATTACAATTGCCTGCGGAGCCTGCAGCGGTTTTCATTGTCTGGTCAGCAGCGGCACAACCAGTAAACAGATCGCCTGCGAAACCGACGCCCAAACCGTCGGCTACGGCGGGATGCTGCTCGAAGGAGCGCTGGCTGTGCTCGTCATCCTCTGCTGTACCGCTGGACTTGGGATGGGAGTGACGACCGCGACCGGAGAACATTTGACACAACTGGCTGCCTGGAATTCGCGATACAATCCCGAACTCGGCTGGGCTGGTTTTAGTCTGGCTGCCAAAGTCGGAGCCTTTGTCGATGGCGGAGCCAACTTCCTCTCTGCGATTGGAATTCCGATCGCGATGGGCATTGGAATTGTTGCTGTCCTCGTCGCCTGTTTTGCCGCAACAACACTCGATACCGCAACTCGTCTGCAACGCTACGTCATCCAGGAACTCGGCACCACACTCAACATCAAACCGCTGAACAATATGTATGTTGCTACGGGAGTCGCGGTCTTCTTCGGATTCACTGTCGCAATGCTTCCCGGACCGAGTGGAGCTTACGGCACCGGCGGGTTGATTCTCTGGCCACTCTTCGGAGCGACCAATCAATTACTGGCAGGTCTCGCATTGATGGTCACCTTTTTCTATCTCTGGCGTCGGGGCAAGAAAGTCGCCTTCGTCGCCATCCCAATGTGCCTCATGTTATTGATGCCCGCCTGGGCAATGCTCTGGCAAATGTTCAACCCGGCCAGCGGCTGGCTCTGGTCCGATCTCCCTCTCGAAAAATATGTTCTGTTCGGCTTCGGCGTCGTCGTGATGATCATGCAAGTCTGGATGATCATCGAAGGCCTCATCGTCTGGAAAAAATCCCAAGGCATCCTCGAAGAACAATTGCCACCATTACCAGAACGCAGCCCAGGCAAACTGGCCTCGGCGAATGGGTAG
- a CDS encoding flagellin N-terminal helical domain-containing protein yields the protein MTRINTNVASLRGLRSLNRANDLQNTALTRLSTGLKINSGKDNPAGLIAGETLRSQISSIEQSIKNSNRANNVLATADAALGEVNNLLNQVRGLVQETLNSGALSQSEVEANQLQVDAALSAINRISANTTFAGDKLIDGSKAFVTNLTKADSAKLADFQINEAVFSTSSTIEIEAAITQAAEKAELRYGGGNLNSASTVELSGTKGSQVIFLGGASTTGDIKNAINAASDVTGVKASFDPGLTFGLEATKSFANVNTGTASVNTLDSQFGATSTALSTLTFTDARATQTQGSDASLGGTISVVFADTVTAGTTTNTASVSSVATTANGDTTITIEIGNSTSGTAAVTSTITDITALINSGTSANAVAARSYVSASGSTAVTVSTAASADLAGGDDVADIKFLDNRNDGSGGSVSALGGEVFVQFVDSATGTSSASASISSVSTNAETGDTTIQIQLAKTSGTTTSTISDILALVNSGTSTNAIAAQSFISAEATSADSTNTSTFSVQTSATQLLGGNDGANNDITFNDARAYGTDGVVNVVFASTSAANATLSVSVAATGTSDNTITVNLATDEFGNVTSTADEIRTFISTDTSDGAATARGLVNVEVEGNGSEAVTAQAQQTVDIASRILKLNSSEFGENQFVAVNVLDGGFSTTTTDNVTESSRDTGKDLEAVINGQVAQTSGLQARIKTASLDASLSFNEDNNVRGRRANVTITGGGSLFQIGQEVSAAGQIGIGIEAVNTARLGGIAGKLYELGSGAGKSLLDIGPDTPGSALVDIVEQSINRVSTLRGRLGAIQKNVIDTNVNSLGVALENISEARSVIVDTDFAETTAELTKSQILSQSGISVLAIANQNPSQVLSLLG from the coding sequence ATGACGAGAATTAACACAAACGTCGCCTCATTGCGAGGCTTGCGTAGTTTGAACCGGGCTAACGACCTGCAGAATACCGCATTGACGCGGTTGTCAACAGGTTTGAAGATCAACTCCGGTAAAGACAATCCTGCTGGCTTGATTGCTGGCGAAACTTTACGTTCACAGATTTCTTCGATTGAGCAATCGATCAAGAACAGTAACCGAGCTAATAACGTGCTCGCAACTGCCGATGCGGCTCTGGGCGAAGTCAACAACCTGCTCAATCAGGTTCGTGGACTGGTTCAGGAAACATTGAACAGTGGTGCGTTGTCACAATCAGAAGTTGAGGCGAATCAGCTTCAGGTCGACGCGGCTCTGTCTGCGATCAACCGAATTTCTGCCAATACAACATTCGCCGGCGATAAGTTAATCGACGGCAGCAAAGCTTTCGTGACCAACTTGACGAAGGCAGATTCTGCAAAACTGGCCGACTTCCAGATTAATGAAGCCGTATTCAGTACGTCTTCAACAATCGAAATCGAAGCTGCTATTACTCAAGCTGCTGAAAAAGCTGAGTTGCGTTACGGCGGTGGAAATCTGAACTCTGCTTCGACCGTCGAACTCTCTGGTACCAAAGGATCTCAGGTTATCTTTCTGGGTGGAGCCAGTACCACAGGTGATATTAAGAACGCGATTAATGCCGCTTCTGATGTGACTGGTGTGAAAGCCAGTTTTGATCCTGGTTTGACCTTTGGACTCGAGGCGACGAAATCGTTTGCGAATGTCAATACAGGGACTGCAAGTGTTAACACTTTGGATTCCCAGTTTGGTGCCACGAGTACTGCCCTGTCGACTTTGACATTCACAGATGCACGTGCAACTCAAACTCAGGGATCAGATGCCTCTCTGGGTGGAACGATCAGCGTTGTGTTTGCCGATACCGTGACTGCTGGTACGACAACCAATACGGCTTCCGTTTCCAGTGTTGCCACGACAGCCAATGGTGACACAACCATTACTATCGAAATTGGTAACTCAACCAGCGGTACTGCAGCTGTGACTTCGACGATTACCGATATTACCGCTCTGATTAACAGCGGAACCTCTGCCAATGCAGTCGCTGCCCGTAGCTATGTCAGTGCTTCCGGTTCAACTGCAGTGACCGTTTCAACGGCTGCTTCTGCTGACCTGGCTGGCGGTGATGATGTTGCTGATATCAAATTCCTGGATAACCGGAATGATGGATCTGGTGGATCTGTCAGTGCACTTGGCGGCGAAGTCTTCGTTCAGTTTGTCGATAGTGCGACTGGAACATCTTCAGCCTCTGCTTCGATTTCCAGTGTTTCGACAAATGCCGAAACTGGAGACACAACGATTCAGATTCAACTGGCTAAAACCAGTGGCACAACCACTTCGACAATTTCCGATATCCTGGCGTTGGTCAATAGCGGAACATCAACCAATGCAATCGCTGCTCAGAGCTTCATCTCTGCAGAAGCGACATCAGCTGATTCAACGAATACGTCAACGTTCTCAGTGCAGACTTCTGCGACACAGTTGCTCGGCGGAAACGATGGAGCCAATAACGACATCACCTTCAACGATGCCCGAGCTTACGGCACCGATGGGGTTGTCAATGTGGTCTTCGCTTCAACAAGTGCTGCCAATGCAACATTGTCTGTGAGCGTGGCCGCAACAGGGACCTCGGATAACACAATCACGGTGAATCTGGCGACTGACGAATTTGGTAATGTCACTTCGACAGCTGATGAAATTCGGACTTTTATCTCGACTGACACCAGCGATGGAGCAGCGACCGCTCGAGGCTTGGTCAATGTTGAAGTTGAAGGTAATGGTTCAGAAGCGGTGACTGCTCAAGCTCAGCAGACGGTCGATATTGCCAGCCGAATTCTGAAATTGAATAGTAGCGAATTCGGTGAAAATCAGTTTGTCGCGGTGAATGTGCTGGATGGCGGATTCTCGACGACAACAACGGATAATGTCACCGAAAGCAGCCGGGATACTGGTAAAGATCTCGAAGCCGTTATTAACGGTCAGGTTGCTCAAACGAGTGGTCTGCAGGCTCGAATCAAAACCGCTTCACTGGATGCTTCGTTGAGCTTCAATGAAGACAATAACGTCCGAGGTCGCCGTGCCAATGTCACGATCACTGGTGGGGGTTCCCTCTTCCAGATTGGTCAGGAAGTCTCGGCTGCCGGCCAAATTGGTATCGGAATCGAAGCGGTCAACACCGCCCGACTCGGTGGTATTGCTGGTAAGTTGTACGAACTCGGTTCCGGAGCCGGTAAGAGCTTGCTCGATATCGGTCCTGATACCCCAGGTAGTGCACTGGTCGACATCGTCGAACAGTCGATCAATCGAGTTTCGACTCTGCGTGGTCGACTCGGTGCGATCCAGAAGAACGTGATCGACACCAACGTGAACTCGCTCGGAGTTGCTCTGGAAAACATTTCCGAAGCCCGATCGGTCATCGTTGATACCGACTTCGCCGAAACGACAGCCGAACTGACCAAGTCTCAGATTCTGAGCCAGTCTGGTATTTCGGTTCTGGCAATTGCTAACCAAAATCCATCTCAGGTACTTTCCCTCCTGGGATAA
- a CDS encoding ATP-dependent helicase, with amino-acid sequence MDVPILHQQLTPVQIEAVEHFSGPMLVLAGPGSGKTRVVTHRVARLIEKGVKPWNILAITFTNKAAAEMSERLKTLTNSQNLWVSTFHRFCAHVLRQRAGVVGLQPNFTILDTADQKQAIRQVLSELDYDAAHYPPGKILAMISNAKNDMITAPMFVGQFEDSVADHFTAVVAKVYPAYQKYLLSSNAVDFDDLLLHVVHLFEEHDEIRSQYDDRYQYVLVDEYQDTNEAQYRIVRALSQNSRNLSVTGDPDQSIYGWRGAKIDNILKFEQDYQDTKIIKLEQNFRSSKLILAAADSLISHNRLRKAKELTTENAEGEPVELLHFPDSPVEADSIARHIRHTVESGERDWLDFAIFYRVNSISRQLELALGRHHVPYQVAAGVAFYQRAEVRDLLAYLDLVNNPQNRAAFVRVVNVPLRGIGKTSQSRLMNYAEDKGLTYIEAALQADEVPKMPKRAAASLKAFARMMENFSLADSGSVAQLIEDVVEKTGYTRPWSSSQNEQDMQRLANVEELISAARNHDTIFDADTSLEGFLETTSLVSDLDALEGDSEKGKVTLMTLHAAKGLEFPVVYIIGVEQNLLPHERSLREGNPREYEEERRLLFVGMTRAEERLYLTASSYRDLHGRSMPTIPSDFLSEIDLVQTDGTTLTSDFPETAYRPTSLASSDLSDEDVKAIRAALNRPDKPQLTTAAALLAGNNSAASLPFNFPIGSSVRHPRYGLGTVTAAGGFGHRRTVTVEFEEEDRSETFIVSKCPLQRIGNR; translated from the coding sequence ATGGATGTCCCCATTCTCCATCAGCAATTGACGCCGGTTCAAATTGAAGCGGTCGAACATTTCAGTGGGCCGATGCTGGTTCTGGCGGGCCCCGGATCGGGGAAGACTCGGGTCGTCACGCATCGGGTTGCCCGGCTGATTGAAAAGGGAGTCAAGCCCTGGAATATTCTGGCGATCACGTTTACGAACAAAGCGGCCGCCGAGATGTCCGAGCGACTCAAGACGCTGACGAACAGTCAGAATCTGTGGGTCAGTACCTTCCACCGATTTTGCGCGCATGTTCTCCGGCAGCGAGCCGGGGTGGTTGGTTTGCAGCCGAACTTTACGATCCTCGACACCGCCGATCAGAAGCAGGCAATCCGGCAGGTTCTCAGCGAACTCGATTACGATGCCGCCCACTATCCACCAGGCAAGATTCTGGCGATGATCAGCAATGCCAAAAACGACATGATCACCGCTCCAATGTTCGTCGGGCAATTCGAGGATTCAGTCGCCGATCATTTCACCGCAGTCGTCGCCAAGGTGTATCCGGCGTATCAGAAGTATTTGCTCAGCTCGAATGCCGTCGACTTCGATGACCTCTTATTACACGTCGTGCATCTGTTTGAAGAGCACGATGAAATCCGTTCGCAGTACGATGATCGCTATCAGTATGTGCTCGTCGATGAATATCAGGATACGAACGAAGCTCAGTATCGGATCGTACGGGCACTGTCTCAGAACTCACGGAACCTCTCCGTCACTGGGGATCCTGACCAATCGATTTATGGTTGGCGCGGCGCGAAGATCGACAACATTCTGAAATTCGAACAGGATTATCAGGACACAAAAATCATCAAGCTGGAGCAGAACTTTCGCAGTTCGAAACTGATCCTGGCGGCGGCAGACAGTTTGATCTCACACAACCGACTTCGCAAAGCCAAGGAACTCACGACCGAAAATGCCGAAGGGGAACCGGTCGAGTTGTTGCACTTTCCAGACAGTCCTGTCGAAGCCGACAGCATCGCCCGGCACATTCGCCATACGGTGGAATCGGGAGAACGGGACTGGTTGGACTTTGCAATTTTCTATCGAGTGAATTCCATTTCGCGGCAACTCGAACTGGCACTCGGACGGCATCATGTGCCTTATCAGGTCGCGGCTGGAGTCGCGTTTTATCAACGGGCAGAAGTTCGAGATCTGCTCGCCTATCTCGATTTGGTTAACAATCCGCAAAATCGAGCTGCCTTCGTTCGTGTGGTGAATGTTCCGCTGCGTGGCATCGGCAAGACGAGTCAGTCCCGCTTAATGAACTACGCGGAGGACAAAGGGCTCACATATATCGAAGCGGCACTTCAGGCCGACGAGGTTCCAAAGATGCCGAAACGGGCGGCGGCTTCTCTCAAGGCCTTCGCCCGAATGATGGAAAATTTCTCTCTCGCCGATTCCGGTTCAGTGGCTCAACTGATTGAGGATGTCGTCGAAAAAACGGGATACACCCGGCCCTGGTCTTCGAGTCAGAATGAACAGGATATGCAGCGACTGGCCAACGTTGAAGAACTGATCTCGGCTGCTAGAAATCACGATACGATTTTCGATGCCGATACATCGCTCGAAGGATTCCTGGAAACGACCAGTCTGGTATCGGACCTGGATGCTCTCGAAGGAGATTCCGAAAAGGGCAAAGTGACTCTGATGACACTTCACGCGGCAAAGGGACTGGAGTTTCCTGTTGTCTATATTATTGGTGTCGAGCAGAACCTGTTGCCGCATGAGCGATCGTTGCGAGAAGGAAATCCAAGGGAGTACGAGGAAGAGCGTCGGTTATTATTTGTAGGCATGACTCGAGCCGAAGAGCGGCTGTATTTGACGGCGAGCAGTTATCGAGATTTGCACGGACGCTCGATGCCGACGATTCCGAGCGACTTCCTGTCAGAAATCGATCTTGTGCAAACCGATGGAACCACGCTCACAAGCGATTTTCCGGAGACCGCTTATCGACCGACTTCACTTGCCTCTAGCGATCTTTCCGACGAAGATGTTAAAGCGATTCGGGCAGCTTTGAACCGACCAGACAAACCTCAATTGACAACCGCAGCTGCGTTACTGGCCGGGAACAACTCGGCTGCTTCACTGCCGTTCAATTTTCCAATCGGCTCATCAGTTCGGCATCCGCGGTACGGATTAGGAACAGTCACGGCAGCAGGCGGATTCGGACATCGCAGGACGGTCACGGTAGAGTTCGAAGAAGAGGATCGGAGTGAGACTTTTATTGTGAGTAAGTGCCCGTTACAACGGATTGGAAATCGATGA
- a CDS encoding glucosamine-6-phosphate deaminase, whose product MKLEIFATEQEMGQAAAEAGAEKIRQALAERGEARIIVATGASQFTVLGALVKQPDIDWSKVTGFHLDEYLGLPMTHPASFRGYLKERFVDQVSLKAFHYLDGETDPQQECERVGKLLTEAPIDVAFVGIGENGHLAFNDPPADFETEQPYLVVDLDEACRRQQHGEGWFPTMDDVPTQALSMSVNQILKTNTIICSVPDERKAEAVKNSVEGKVTPEVPASILQTHGDTTLFLDQAAASLLKS is encoded by the coding sequence ATGAAGTTAGAGATTTTTGCAACAGAACAGGAAATGGGACAGGCCGCCGCGGAAGCAGGAGCTGAGAAAATTCGCCAGGCTCTGGCCGAACGGGGTGAAGCCCGGATTATTGTCGCAACGGGAGCCTCACAATTTACGGTGCTCGGCGCCCTGGTGAAACAACCCGACATCGACTGGTCGAAGGTCACCGGCTTTCATCTCGATGAATATCTCGGACTACCAATGACTCACCCGGCTTCCTTTCGAGGTTATCTGAAAGAGCGATTTGTCGATCAGGTTTCGCTTAAGGCATTTCATTATCTGGATGGAGAAACGGATCCGCAGCAGGAATGTGAGCGGGTCGGCAAGTTGCTGACCGAAGCTCCAATTGATGTTGCGTTTGTCGGGATCGGTGAAAATGGTCACTTGGCGTTCAACGATCCCCCGGCTGATTTTGAAACCGAGCAGCCGTATCTGGTTGTCGATCTCGATGAAGCTTGCCGTCGTCAGCAACATGGCGAAGGCTGGTTCCCGACGATGGACGATGTGCCAACTCAGGCATTGAGCATGTCCGTCAATCAGATCTTGAAAACGAACACGATCATCTGCAGCGTGCCGGATGAGCGGAAAGCGGAAGCGGTTAAGAATTCTGTCGAGGGAAAAGTGACTCCGGAAGTGCCCGCTTCCATTTTGCAAACGCATGGTGATACGACGCTGTTTCTGGATCAGGCGGCGGCGAGTTTGTTGAAGAGTTAG